In Malus sylvestris chromosome 15, drMalSylv7.2, whole genome shotgun sequence, a single genomic region encodes these proteins:
- the LOC126603255 gene encoding separase isoform X7, producing the protein MKSKVGHFQSFEGAIRVLLDDGDTGNRLSGLLGSLRSYFQIGCNDDSLLSNSQLSSDSGDSLNQMQKDRKNYLLCYFNALKFLCQPLTEFVNSGRKQIITNNEAASVSTEVCHIQGAFHQFCDVFLSLKMYRCTYEVDRDGFDGNSTLDVALAAFTLSIITKLNIQKSVQILENVITSAWIQPHGLKHLYVSLYNTGVHLYRNKELKEASQALNLCCKASWTRVIHLCEMFVHKQRASEVDLSEDAILDFYNECCTRSAFLLDVLNELQSYDAKRTLLESLENWSIAANLFGRLPGPLAVVKQWVKMECKRYKDVNVEDDAPTLYSLLLSYKKVPKKINEIVLEQELLAYEGMTAVNPKFCQKMQMKIIDFLLKDVYVTPNSWLQKSRILLKKGRALRLSGSKGLKDCIQCLSDAICLLLLYQSEIYDETCTHEISPCHQLAVAYCLRALSTQEAEPNSKTHEQRVLEDISAAINLWLGISTPANCSPADKCSMLSENTMLLLYNVIDLLSAKGCMDFHNDIHKLMIRLFKWRNVPLEKCVARFWECRRISHALCASPVNETFIMNLSDHCGELSKYAFWIDSLKDSTPLLLVFQHSFSFLFPNFSRGPWNHQNLFRSDITIDEVKEAAFELISQAPVSTWSAYIAGYLYYDLSERLVSNGRLIEALSYAKEAHNLRAKLFGGKFMFSSERQPKKYNEGGICQELTYSIHDMHMQRSVASEVWLFDTSSCDLESYYLSPWNALQCYLESTLQVGVILEIIGKGAEAEGFLQFGKAFSCSQSLPLFTIVFSTVLGKLYHKQQLWDLAEKELQSAKQYFGACSTDLSCMKCRLLLEATVNQNLGDLYQSIFENTRSTSSDKLSHAENLYKSAIAILNLSEWKNSVSCPEEECVEWTMPGKASLKDVGYCASSIYTVSEEKQHDNRKTTKEGLKSKMDAKKCKKTKNAPKLVVKNQVSVPEHNLRVTRSRYQSSQNQSISGNGIVQLGPSKLLQGKSECDSPDTFSKREFLLDLKSCEVAFGCNVTCICNQMRCWQCLPVEVMKSGLVKDLVHLKWEFVRRRLLLRLLTGLGKCLDSRGQTHETHEIIVQTVSVLVSRNPFCPITSTVPLTSLLDLMGKEIPGDVFCVERAEVLLNISWSSLKSYCSKETRSMCSDLPHIQLPKLVSWLMLAFVLCRDVPVLFQKVSRLLAAIFVLSTSSDLFSLSSSSKTLRENHWASYFHQASLGTHLSCQFFTNISGICNVQHLVNTEGSHVPGSTCLGSEKKNLLRLAPESIQELEGFVTLFFAGLPCTTIICISLLGSPYASFLQELLSFHTCVHAWILVSRLNLKSQPIVMLLPVDSVLEGDSSDDTSSGSVSVSDGKVGKRWCCPWGSTVVDRVAPEFRMILEESYLSSSIEEEEDTKENRALWWMWRNKLDRRLCKLLKNLEDLWFGPWKYLLLGESSNCKQLDLVHKKLARDLKSKCKMDIDESLLKVILGGSKYAFEGGGAYVSQLCFKKGCYIGKAGCSEENKWLASTNESNGYQKLSELAFQLIQGAVNELEGLDTVNREPIILVLDFEVQMLPWENIPILRNQEAYRMPSIGSIFATLEKNYHQDKVASSTKKPGGLSHALCQKASFPLIDPLDAFYLLNPGGDLGITQIEFEEWFRDQNLEGKAGCAPPAEELAEALKSHDLFIYIGHGSGVNYIPMHQIQSLENCAATLLMGCSSGCLTLNGCYVPHGPALSYLLAGSPVIIGNLWEVTDKDINRFAKAMLDGWLKERSSSSEGCAQCKVAEEFEALSITGCPGIAKKKVSRKKLPEACESDPMTISCDHRPKIGSFASQAREACSLPFLIGASPVCYGVPTGIRRKDL; encoded by the exons ATGAAGTCAAAAGTTGGTCATTTTCAATCCTTTGAAGGTGCAATTAGAGTTTTGCTTGATGATGGGGACACAGGGAATCGCTTGTCCGGTTTGCTTGGTTCATTGAGAAGTTATTTCCAAATTGGCTGCAATGACGACTCTTTGTTATCCAATTCGCAATTGAGTTCGGACAGTGGGGACTCATTGAATCAAATGCAGAAGGATAGAAAGAACTATCTTCTGTGTTATTTTAATGCATTGAAATTCTTATGCCAGCCGCTTACAGAGTTTGTAAATTCAGGAAGGAAACAGATTATTACTAATAATGAAGCTGCTTCTGTTTCTACTGAAGTGTGCCATATCCAGGGTGCATTCCATCAGTTTTGTGACGTTTTTCTTTCTCTTAAAAT GTACAGATGTACATATGAGGTGGATAGAGATGGATTTGATGGAAACAGCACCCTTGATGTTGCTCTGGCTGCTTTTACCCTCTCCATCATAACAAAGCTGAACATTCAG AAGAGTGTACAAATACTTGAAAATGTCATCACCAGTGCTTGGATTCAACCTCATGGTCTAAAGCATCTATATGTCTCTCTGTACAATACCGGGGTACATTTGTACAGGAACAAGGAGCTAAAAGAG GCATCACAGGCATTGAACTTATGTTGTAAGGCATCATGGACTCGTGTTATACATCTTTGTGAGATGTTTGTACACAAACAAAGGGCGTCCGAGGTTGATCTGTCAGAAGATGCCATTTTAGATTTCTATAATGAGTGCTGTACGAGAAGTGCTTTTCTTTTGGACGTTCTTAATGAATTGCAGAGTTATGATGCGAAAAGAACTTTATTAGAGAGCCTTGAAAATTGGTCCATTGCTGCAAACTTGTTTGGGAGGCTGCCAGGTCCTCTGGCTGTGGTGAAGCAGTGGGTTAAG ATGGAATGTAAACGTTACAAGGATGTGAATGTTGAAGATGATGCTCCAACCTTATACAGTTTGTTATTGTCTTATAAGAAAGTCCCAAAGAAGATAAACGAAATCGTTTTGGAACAG GAACTTCTTGCTTATGAGGGAATGACTGCTGTGAACCCTAAGTTTTGTCAGAAAATGCAAATGAAAATTATAGATTTCCTGCTGAAAGATGTGTATGTCACACCAAATAGTTGGTTACAAAAATCAAGAATTTTGTTGAAAAAGGGAAGGGCATTAAGGCTTTCTGGAAGCAAAGGTCTGAAGGACTGTATTCAGTGTTTATCAGATGCAATATGTTTACTT CTACTGTATCAGAGTGAGATTTATGATGAAACCTGTACCCATGAAATTTCTCCTTGCCATCAATTAGCTGTGGCATATTGCTTACGTGCACTTTCTACCCAGGAAGCTGAACCCAACTCAAA GACTCATGAGCAGCGAGTGCTTGAAGATATCAGTGCTGCCATTAATCTATGGTTGGGCATTTCTACTCCTGCTAATTGCTCTCCGGCTGACAAGTGCTCCATGTTGTCTGAAAATACTATGTTGCTACTTTACAATGTCATTGATTTGTTATCCGCCAAG GGTTGCATGGACTTTCACAATGATATACATAAGCTTATGATTAGATTATTTAAATGGAGGAATGTCCCATTAGAGAAGTGCGTGGCCAGATTTTGGGAATGTAGGAGGATTAGCCATGCCCTTTGTGCCTCACCTGTAAATGAGACATTCATTATGAACTTATCAGATCATTGTGGTGAACTTTCAAAGTATGCTTTTTGGATAGATTCTCTAAAAGATTCCACACCATTACTATTAGTGTTCCAACATAGTTTCTCATTTCTGTTTCCAAACTTTTCTCGGGGCCCATGGAATCATCAAAATTTGTTTCGATCAGATATCACAATTGATGAAGTTAAGGAAGCTGCTTTTGAACTTATATCACAG GCTCCTGTATCGACTTGGTCTGCTTACATAGCTGGATATCTCTACTATGATTTATCGGAAAGACTTGTTTCAAATGGACGGTTAATTGAG GCTCTCTCATATGCAAAAGAAGCTCACAACTTACGTGCTAAACTATTTGGAGGGAAATTTATGTTCTCTTCTGAGCGACAGCCCAAAAAGTACAATGAAGGGGGTATCTGTCAGGAGTTAACATATAGCATTCATGATATGCATATGCAAAGATCAGTTGCTAGTGAAGTTTGGCTTTTTGATACTAGTTCATGTGACCTGGAAAGCTATTATCTGAGTCCATGGAATGCACTTCAATGTTATCTTGAGAGCACTCTTCAg GTAGGGGTTATCCTCGAAATAATTGGTAAAGGAGCTGAGGCCGAAGGTTTTTTACAATTTGGAAAAGCTTTTTCCTGCTCACAGAGCTTGCCACTATTTACAATTGTTTTTTCTACTGTCTTGG GAAAGCTTTACCACAAGCAGCAACTTTGGGATTTGGCGGAAAAGGAACTGCAAAGTGCCAAGCAATATTTTGGGGCTTGCAGCACAGATCTCTCTTGCATGAAATGCAGATTGTTGCTGGAAGCAACTGTTAATCAGAATCTTGGCGATTTATATCAAAGCATTTTTGAAAATACAAGAAGTACATCGTCAGATAAGTTGTCGCATGCTGAAAACCTGTACAAATCAGCCATTGCCATACTAAATCTTTCTGAGTGGAAAAATTCTGTTAGTTGTCCAGAAGAAGAGTGTGTCGAATGGACAATGCCTGGAAAAGCTAGTCTTAAAGACGTTGGATATTGTGCTAGCAGTATATATACTGTTTCTGAAGAAAAACAGCATGATAATAGAAAAACCACTAAGGAGGGCCTGAAAAGCAAGATGGATgctaaaaaatgtaaaaagacCAAAAATGCACCAAAACTGGTCGTGAAGAATCAGGTTTCAGTACCTGAGCACAATTTGAGGGTAACTCGGTCTAGATATCAATCTTCTCAGAACCAAAGCATAAGTGGAAATGGCATCGTCCAACTTGGTCCTTCAAAACTTCTGCAAGGAAAAAGTGAGTGCGATAGCCCTGATACTTTTAGCAAGAGGGAATTTCTATTGGATTTAAAAAGCTGTGAGGTTGCTTTTGGGTGCAATGTAACTTGCATTTGCAACCAAATGAGGTGTTGGCAGTGTCTTCCTGTGGAAGTTATGAAATCTGGGTTAGTGAAAGACTTAGTACATTTAAAATGGGAGTTTGTCCGCCGGCGTTTATTGCTCAGGCTTCTCACAGGATTAG GAAAATGCTTGGACAGTCGTGGTCAAACTCATGAGACACATGAAATTATAGTGCAAACTGTATCAGTCTTGGTCAGCCGAAACCCATTTTGTCCTATTACCTCAACTGTTCCATTGACTTCCTTGCTTGATTTAATGGGAAAGGAGATCCCCGGGGATGTGTTCTGTGTTGAACGGGCAGAAGTACTGTTGAACATAAGTTGGTCGTCTTTGAAGAGTTACTGTTCTAAGGAAACCAG GAGTATGTGCTCTGATCTGCCTCATATTCAGCTACCAAAACTAGTGTCTTGGTTGATGCTAGCTTTTGTTCTCTGCCGCGACGTTCCTGTACTTTTCCAGAAG GTTTCCAGATTGCTTGCCGCTATATTTGTGCTTTCTACCTCAAGTgatcttttttctttgtcatCTTCTTCTAAAACTCTCCGCGAAAACCATTGGGCTTCTTATTTCCATCAAGCTTCACTTGGCACTCATCTTAGTTGCCAATTTTTCACAAATATATCTGGGATATGTAATGTTCAGCACCTTGTAAACACTGAG GGTTCACATGTTCCTGGCTCAACTTGTTTGGGATCAGAAAAAAAGAATTTACTCAG GCTTGCACCTGAGTCTATTCAAGAACTTGAAGGATTTGTAACACTGTTTTTTGCCGGCCTTCCTTGCACAACAATTATCTGTATAAGTTTGCTCGGAAGCCCTTATGCTAGTTTCCTACAGGAGCTGTTGTCCTTTCATACTTGTGTTCATGCATGGATTCTTGTATCACGCTTGAACTTGAAGAGTCAACCTATTGTTATGCTTCTACCTGTGGATTCAGTATTAGAAG GAGATTCCTCCGATGATACAAGTTCTGGTTCTGTTAGTGTTTCTGACGGAAAGGTTGGAAAGCGTTGGTGCTGCCCATGGGGTTCCACTGTGGTTGATAGGGTAGCTCCAGAATTTAGAATGATATTGGAGGAGAGTTATTTGTCATCTtcaatcgaagaagaagaagatacaaAAGAGAATAGGGCGTTATGGTGGATGTGGAGAAATAAGCTTGATCGTCGCCTCTGTAAATTGTTGAA GAACTTAGAAGATTTATGGTTTGGTCCTTGGAAATATTTGCTTCTGGGAGAATCGTCAAACTGCAAGCAGCTGGACTTGGTACATAAGAAGCTGGCGCGGGATTTGAAATCTAAGTGCAAAATGGACATAGATGAGAGTCTTCTGAAAGTCATTCTTGGGGGTTCCAAATATGCCTTTGAAGGTGGAGGCGCATATGTTTCACAGCTTTGTTTCAAGAAAGGTTGCTATATTGGTAAAGCTGGATGTTCCGAGGAAAATAAGTGGTTGGCGTCAACTAATGAATCTAATGGTTATCAGAAACTATCTGAGTTGGCTTTCCAACTAATACAGGGAGCAGTGAATGAGCTTGAAGGGCTAGATACTGTAAATAGAGAGCCCATCATTCTAGTGCTGGACTTCGAGGTGCAG ATGCTTCCTTGGGAGAATATACCAATACTAAGAAACCAGGAGGCTTATCGCATGCCTTCTATTGGGAGCATCTTTGCAACGCTGGAGAAGAATTACCATCAAGATAAAGTTGCAAGTAGTACTAAGAAACCAGGGGGCTTATCGCATGCCTTATGTCAGAAGGCTTCATTCCCTTTGATTGATCCATTGGATGCATTTTATCTCCTGAACCCAGGTGGTGATCTAGGTATCACACAAATTGAATTTGAGGAGTGGTTCAGAGATCAAAATTTGGAG GGGAAGGCTGGATGTGCACCCCCAGCTGAAGAATTGGCAGAAGCCTTGAAAAGCCATGACCTCTTTATATATATCGGCCATGGAAGTG GGGTGAACTATATTCCCATGCATCAGATTCAGAGTCTGGAAAATTGTGCTGCTACTCTTTTGATGGGATGTAGTAGTGGTTGTCTGACACTGAATGGTTGTTATGTTCCACACGGTCCCGCACTATCTTATCTGCTGGCTGGTTCTCCTGTCATTATTGGAAATTTATGGGAAGTGACGGACAAGGACATCAACCGATTTGCAAAGGCCATGCTTGATGGTTGGCTAAAAGAAAGATCGAGTTCCTCTGAGGGTTGCGCCCAATGCAAAGTAGCAGAAGAATTTGAGGCATTGAGCATTACGGGCTGTCCAGGTATTGCCAAGAAGAAAGTCTCGAGGAAGAAATTGCCTGAAGCTTGTGAAAGTGATCCAATGACGATTTCTTGTGATCATAGGCCGAAGATTGGATCATTCGCAAGTCAAGCTCGTGAAGCTTGCAGTCTTCCTTTCTTGATTGGAGCATCACCAGTATGTTATGGTGTTCCTACGGGCATAAGGAGAAAAGATTTGTAG